The sequence CCCTGTGGGGGCGCCTGCGGAGCCGGGACGGTGTGCGTGGGCGGTGCGTGCGTGGTGGTCGATGCGGGCGCTCCCGACGCCGTGGCGGCGGACAGCGGAGCGGTGATCGACGTGGGCGAAGACAGGCCCGCGGTGGATGCCGGGGCGCTCGACGCGGTGACGGTGGACGCTGGTGGGATGGATGTGGTCGACGGTGGGACCGACACGCCCGACGTGGTCGATGTCCAGTGGCCCGCGCTCCCTGATGGCTCCTACGCCTGGGACGTGGCCGCGTGCGAGCGGTGCAGGGTGGCGCATGGGGAGTGCACCTGCACCAACGGCCGGGCGGTCTACACCTGCGTTGCGGAGTACGCGGAGTGCGATGGTATGTTCGCCAACGGCTGCGAGGCGCACATCCCCGAAGACAGGGCGAACTGTGGGCGCTGCGGCAACGTCTGCATCAGCGGCCTGGTGTGCAGGAACGGCCGGTGCCAGTGACTACGGCGTCACGAGCAACGACCCCAGGGTGACGACGGTCTTGGCCGCTGGCGTCACGTCGGCCGCTGGCGTCGTCACCGTGCAGGAGAGGACGCCGGTCGCCACCGCAGGCGACTGCGCGCCGTTGATGACGTCGGCCGCGAGCCCGGTGCGGTAGAGCGTCGCGCGGGCCTCGACGTCCTCGGCGGGCCACCGGCTCGCGGGTGTGGTGTCCCCCGGCCCGAGGCCGTCGAAGTGGCTGAAGACGTCGTCGCGGATCGTCCCCCAGTTCGCGGGGCACGGGTAGATCGAGCCCGTGGGGAATCCGACCTCCTGCCCCGTGGCCTGCGTAAACGTGGTGTCGCCCGCCGCGAAGTTCGCGTTGCCGAGCGTCACGGCGCGGTAGCCGCCGCGCTCCGTGGGCGTCGCGGGGAGTACGAGGGCCCGCTTCCCTGCGAGGGCGGTGTAGTCGCCCGTGACCTTGATGGTGGTGTCCGTGCTGAGGATGATCGCGATGGCGCCCACCCAGGGGAAGGCGTTGGTCGCGGTCATCGTGCAGGAGAGCACCACGTTCTGCGCCGATACGCTGATCGCCTCGACGGCCGCGTTGTCGGCCACCATCGTCACAGGGCGGAGCATCGTGCCGTCGTCGGTCGCGACGCCTGCGACGGTGCGGTCGCCCTCGATGTAGTCGCGAATGCGAGTGAGCGCCGCGCCCGCCGTGCGCGTCGAGGCGTCGTCAGTCGGTACTACGCGGGTGTTCGTGAGGACGTCCCCCTGCGCGGGGCCGACAGCGACCACGGTCACGCATCCCGGCGTATCGGGTGTGCCTGCGCCCGGGTACGACGCCGGGGGCGCGAGGAGCGGGTAGACGTAGGCTCTCGTGATGGTGGTGCCGGTGTAGCCCTCGACCCAGTCCTGCCAGTCGGCGCGGTTGCCGCTCGCGGGGCGCTCCTGCCTGCGGGCGATGATGCGCGCGGCCCACGCGGAGTAGCTCTCCTGATCGGTCCCTGTGGTCGCCACGGAGGCGACGGTGCCCGTAGCGTCGAGCCCGGTGGGCGCGCTGACGAAGGTGAGCACGTCGGCCACGGCGCGGGTCGGGTCGGCGCCGATGTCCGCCGCGGTGACGGTGATGGTGCCGGTGCCCGCGGCGATCGTCACGGCGACGGAGTCGACCGTGTAGAGCGTGCCGTCGCTGTAGGCCATGCGGTACGTCACGCCCGTGGGGAACGTGTACGTCGCATCCACCCCGGCGGTGACCGTGACGGTGTGCCGCGCCCTCACGCCGGCGCGGCGGGCGACACCGTCCACGCTGCCGTGGCGCGCGATGGCCTCGTCGCTGGCCTGGTCGGGGAGGATGTCCCGCGCGACGCTCTCGGCCTGCGCCTCGAGGCCCTCCAGCATCACCGCGAGCGCCGAGGCCCACAGGTACGCGTCGGAGCCGGGGGCGATCAGCAGCCGCTCCCCCGCGGCGGTGTACTCCTGCGACCAGAAGGAAAGCAGGGAGTCGCGGATGGTGTCGCGGGCGCGGCCGGTGTAGCTCATGTGTCCTGTCAGGCGCCGCGGGTGAGCGTGCCGGTGGTCTGTCGGGTCGAGAGCAGCACGTCGAAGAAGTCGACGGCGTAGGTCAGCGTCCCGCGCGCGGCGGACACCCTCGCGCTCACCTTGAGGTCGCGGATGGTCCCGGCGCGCACAAGGAAGTCGAGGCCAGCCTTGATGGCCGTCTCCGCGTCGGCCTGCGCCGAGGTGCGGAGCTTGTCGAGTCGCGCCCAATCGACACCCAGGGAGGGCATCGCGGGCGAGCTCCCGAGCTGCGTGCGGAGAGCGATCAGCACCTGCTCAAGCGCCGGGGAGGTGGCGCGCGTCCAGTTCCCACGAAGGACGAGCGTAGGCGCGCCAGCGGAGCCGAGCGCCCTGGTGATTGCATAGCTCATATGGCGCCCCCGGAAAGCACTACGGGAGCAGCGGGGATGCCCGCCCCGAAGGCGTCGATGCCCGCGGTGACGGTCACCGAGGAGTTCGTCTGGATCTCGCCCACGACGCCCACCGCGATCCCGTAGGCGAGCGCCTTGATGCTGTTCTCCTGCGCGGCCGTCAGCGTGCCGGAGAAGCCGGTGTTCACGCCGCCGACGATGGCGAGGTAGATCCTTTGTGCCATGCCACTTGTGCAGGCCGTATCCCCGACTTGAAGCGCCATGGTGTCAGCCCTTGAAGCGCGGGGAGCCCGCTGCGGTGGAGATGGTGTCCGTCGCGCTGGTGATGGTCCCGGCCACCGGGTAAGGCCCGGCCGTCAGCGCGAAGGCGTGCGTGTGCCCGGTGGTGACGTCGCCCACCACAGCAACCTTCTTCGTCCCGGCGTTGACCACCACGTCGCCCGTGCCGTGCGCCGAGATGTTGATCGCGCCGTTGTTGGCGCTGGTGATGTCGATCGCCCCCGAGGCGCGGATGTGCACCACGGTCGCCGCGTTGGTCGCGTTGACGCCGTGGAGCTTCGTCTCCCCCGCCGCGAGCGCCTGGACGGTGGCGCCCTTGTCGATCAGGAAGAGCGCGATGAGCTCATCGCCCCGCCGCACCGCGAGGGCCTCCGTCGTGGCCGTGAGGGCGGGCGATGCCATGAGCCCCGCTGGCTGCGCCACCTCGACGTCGTCGAAGCGCTCGGCCGTGGCGTCGGCGCCCTCGCTCCCGACGCCCGCGCACTGCGCGGTGAGGACGCGGCGCGAGGTCGATGTGGTGAGCGAGAGCACCTTGAAGGCGTCGATGGGGTCTTCGTCCACGGTCACTCCTGGGGGATCACGGAGATGGAGTCCTTCGGCACAAGCACCATCGTCGTCGTCGTGCCGGTCTGTCGCCCGCCCTCGAAGGTGACGCTGGTGATGAGCATCGACTCATCGAGCGGAGCGCCATCGGGCGAGGTGCACAGGTCGTCACGCACGCGCGCCATCGTGTTCAGCGCGTACAGGCGATCGACGCCCGCGACGGTCTGCCCGTGGCCCTGGACGGTGAGCTCGTAGCGGCGAAAGCTGGCCATCGCCTCCGCGATGACGCGCTCCCCCTCCTTCGCGCTCGCGGCGAGGGTGCGAGAGCGGGCGCTCTTGATGTGGCGCACCTGCGCGGGCATCGGCGACGCGAGGAAGCCGCGGTTGACCGCAGCCGTCTCGACCCCGACGTTGAACGTCTGCGACCGGCTGCGGTTGCTCACGAGGTCGCCGCGGGTGGTGCCCGTGTAGACGTTCACCTCGGAGGGAACTTCCTTGATGGAGAAGCTCTCGGCGCCCTTGAGGATGTTGCCCGTGGCGACGCCGTTCTCGATGCGCCGGCCGAAGGTGAACACGTCCGCCGTGCTGAAAGCCGGGACGTCGACCACGACCGCGAGGCCACCGGCCGCCGAGGGCGCGACCCACATGAGGAAGCCGACGCGGCGGCACATCTCCTCGGCGAGCGCCCACGCCTTCTCCCCGGCGCGCGGGTGGCTCTGGTCGATGGGCTGCGCGCGACGCCTCGCGTGGGCCGCGTGCACGCCGCGCGAGGGGCTGTGCGGGCGGGTGGTGTGCGTGGCGTGTGGGCGCGAGGGGCGGCCGAGCGAGGTGCGGTTGGTGCCCGACTGCACCAGGCGCGCAGCGGCGGCGTCGGTGACGAGGACGGCCACGCCCAGCGGCGTGAAGAGGGCGGTCAGCGCGTCGGAGAGCGCGAGGCCCTTGAGCCGCACGGTCGGGTCCGCGTCCCACGTCATCGCCATGCCGCCGAGGTCGCGGCCGCTGATGACCATCGTGGCACCGCCCTTGTCGTCGGGCGCTGCGGTGCGGAGCGTCTCGATGCGCCCGGTGATCTGCGCCGCGCCATCGATGGAGAGGGTGATGTTCTCGCCCAGCTTCACCTCGCGCCGCAGCACCTCCCACGACGCTTCCCGAGCGCCGGAGATGGAGCGCCACATGGAGACGGTCCACGGGTTGCCCGCGCGCATCATGTCGAGCGTGATGGTGTAGCGGTCGAAGACGTCGACATCCGTCCCGCTCGAAAGCGTGACGGCGACGGTGTGCGGCGTAGCCATCGGCTCAGGGCTTCGGGAGGACAGTCAGCACGGTGCCCTGCGCCACGAACAAGCAATCAGGGATGCTATTGGCCGCCCGCAGGAGCGTCGTCAGCGAAGCGTCCTGGTAGACGCTCTGCGCGACCTCCCAGAGCGCCATCGTGCGCGGCACCGTGTAGAGCCGCACCTGCGAGAGCGTCGGGGAGTAGCGGCTGCGGAGGTCGTAGACCGCGGCCTGGAGGGCGAGGAGCTCGACCACCGCAGCGTGCGCCGACGCCGGGGCGAAGAGCGCCAGTGCGAGGTTGCTGGTGATGGGCGCGAGCATCAGCCGGAAGCATTCGGCCACGGCGGTGTAGGGGAGCGCGGCGGCCTCGAGCGCCGCAAGCTGCGTCGTCATCACCGCCGTGGTCGCCGTCCACCCGGTCGCGCTCACGGCGGCCATCGCGGCATCCGTGCTCGCGGCCTTCGTGGCGACGGTCGCCGGCGTGTTCGCAGGCGTCGCGCTCCACGGCGTCGTGAGGAGCGAGGCAGAGCCGTTGTGCTCCGTGAACGTCACCTTGAGGTCGACGCCGTTGCGGTTGTCGGGCGAGAGTTCGCCCGTCCAGCCGGTGATGGCGGCGGTGAAGGCGTCGTACCCGGGAGCGTGAGGGTGCCGATGGGGGCGCTCTCGAAGAGCGTGACCAGCGCTTCCCGCAGCGCGCGGAAGAGCGGGCCGTAGCGCGCGACGAGCGCCGGGGTGTCGACGCACGGGATGGTGAAGCTCCCCGGTAGGCCTTCTGGCCGCACGGCTCCATGTCGGCCCCGCGGCGCAGGTAGGCCGTGTGCTCCGCGAAGTCGTGGCCGCCCTCGACGGAGAGGGCACTCACGGGGAAGGGCACGCCCTCGTAGGTGGCTTCGGCGAGGGTGTCGAGGGGCTGGCTCATCGGCGCGCCTGGGGAGCGGCAGCGGAAGCCGCGTGCGCGGCGTCGTGCGGGGTGACAGCGGCAGTGATGGGCGCACTCTGCATCGCCGCGGCGACGGCCGCCGCGGACTCCGGGGTGAGCGACACCTGCACCGGACCCGTGGCCGAGCCACCCGCGC is a genomic window of Myxococcales bacterium containing:
- a CDS encoding baseplate J/gp47 family protein, coding for MSYTGRARDTIRDSLLSFWSQEYTAAGERLLIAPGSDAYLWASALAVMLEGLEAQAESVARDILPDQASDEAIARHGSVDGVARRAGVRARHTVTVTAGVDATYTFPTGVTYRMAYSDGTLYTVDSVAVTIAAGTGTITVTAADIGADPTRAVADVLTFVSAPTGLDATGTVASVATTGTDQESYSAWAARIIARRQERPASGNRADWQDWVEGYTGTTITRAYVYPLLAPPASYPGAGTPDTPGCVTVVAVGPAQGDVLTNTRVVPTDDASTRTAGAALTRIRDYIEGDRTVAGVATDDGTMLRPVTMVADNAAVEAISVSAQNVVLSCTMTATNAFPWVGAIAIILSTDTTIKVTGDYTALAGKRALVLPATPTERGGYRAVTLGNANFAAGDTTFTQATGQEVGFPTGSIYPCPANWGTIRDDVFSHFDGLGPGDTTPASRWPAEDVEARATLYRTGLAADVINGAQSPAVATGVLSCTVTTPAADVTPAAKTVVTLGSLLVTP